A single Erythrolamprus reginae isolate rEryReg1 unplaced genomic scaffold, rEryReg1.hap1 H_53, whole genome shotgun sequence DNA region contains:
- the LOC139155761 gene encoding zinc finger protein 850-like isoform X3, with protein sequence MNHQRSHTGEKPFECPDCGKGFSQSYHLVQHQRTHTGEKPFECPDCGKSFSQSQHLVQHQRTHTGEKPFECPDCGKSFSQSQHLVQHQRSHTGEKPFECPDCGKSFSQRPHLVTHHRTHTGEKPFECPDCGKSFIDSSHLVTHQRTHSGEKPFECPDCGKSFSQNSSLVTHQRTHTGEKPFECPDCGKGFSDNSSLVTHQRTHTGEKPFECPDCGKSFSQSQHLVKHQRTHTGEKPFECPDCGKTFSQSQHLVQHQRTHTGEKPFECPDCGKGFRKHSHLVQHQRTHTGEKPFECPDCGKRFSDNSSLVRHQRTHTGEKLFECPDCGKSFSENSKLVQHQRIHTGEKPFECPDCGKTFSHSSNLVQHQRTHTGEKPFECPDCGKSFNQSSHLVTHQRTHTGEKPFECPDCGKRFSDNSSLVRHQRTHTGEKLFECPDCGKSFSDNSSLVRHQRIHTVEKPFECPDCGKSFFQSSGLVRHQRIQTGEKPFECPDCGKSFFQSSGLVRHQRIQTGEKPFECPDCEQSFSKNSNLVQHQRTHTGEKPFECPDCGKGFSDNSNLVQHQRTHTGEKPFECPDCGKGFSQSSHLVQHQRTHTGEKPFECPDCGKGFINNSNLVQHQRIHTGEKPFKCPDCGKGFSQSSHLVTHRRTHSGEKPFECPDCGKRFSDNSSLVAHQRTHSGEKPFECPDCGKSFTQTCHLVTHRRTHSGEKPFECPDCGKGFSENSKLVQHQRTHTGEKPFECPYCGKSFSQSSGLVRHERTHTGEKPFECPDCGKDFSHNSSPVKHQRIHTGEKPFECPECGKSFSQSWSLVEHQRIHTGEKPFECPFCGKGFSYNSSLVRHQQTHTIEKSLKC encoded by the exons atgaatcaccagaggagtcacacaggagagaaaccctttgaatgtcctgactgtgggaaaggttttagtcagagttaccacttggtgcaacaccagaggactcacacaggagagaaaccctttgaatgtcctgactgtggtaaaagttttagtcagagtcaacacttggtgcaacaccagaggactcacacaggagagaaaccctttgagtgtcctgactgtgggaaaagttttagtcagagtcaacacttggtgcaacaccagaggtctcacacaggagagaaaccctttgaatgtcctgactgtgggaaaagttttagtcagcgtccccacctggtgacacaccacaggactcacacaggagagaaaccctttgaatgtcctgactgtgggaaaagctttattGATAGTTctcacctggtgacacaccagaggactcactcaggagagaaaccttttgaatgtcctgactgcgggaaaagtttcagtcagaattccagcttggtgacacaccagaggactcacacaggagagaaaccctttgaatgtcctgactgtgggaaaggtttcagtgataattccagcctggtgacacaccagaggactcacacaggagagaaaccctttgaatgtcctgactgtggtaaaagttttagtcagagtcaacacttggtgaaacaccagaggactcacacaggagagaaaccctttgaatgtcctgactgtggtaaaACTTTTAGTCAGAGTCAAcacttggtgcaacaccagaggactcacacaggagagaaaccctttgaatgccctgactgtgggaaaggtttta GAAAGCA TTCCcacttggtgcaacaccagaggacgcacacaggagagaaaccctttgaatgtcctgactgtgggaaacgttttagtgataattccagcctggtgagacaccagaggactcacacaggagagaaactctttgaatgtcctgactgtgggaaaagttttagtgagaaCTCCaaactggtgcaacaccagaggattcacacaggagagaaaccctttgaatgtcctgactgtgggaaaacttttagtcacagttccaacctggtgcaacaccagaggactcacacaggagagaaaccctttgaatgtcctgactgtgggaaaagttttaatcagagttcccacctggtgacacaccagaggacgcacacaggagagaaaccctttgaatgtcctgactgtgggaaacgttttagtgataattccagcctggtgagacaccagaggactcacacaggagagaaactctttgaatgtcctgactgtgggaaaagttttagtgataattccagcctggtgagacaccagaggattcacacagtagagaaaccctttgaatgtcctgattgtgggaaaagtttttttCAGAGTTCCGgactggtgagacaccagaggattcagacaggagagaaaccctttgaatgtcctgattgtgggaaaagtttttttCAGAGTTCTGgactggtgagacaccagaggattcagacaggagagaaaccctttgaatgtcctgactgtgaacAAAGTTTTAGtaagaattccaacctggtgcaacaccagaggactcacacaggagagaaaccctttgaatgccctgactgtgggaaaggttttagtgataattccaacctggtgcaacaccagaggactcacacaggagagaaaccttttgaatgccctgactgtgggaaaggttttagtcagagttcccacttggtgcaacaccagaggactcacacaggagagaaaccctttgaatgccctgactgtgggaaaggttttattaataattccaacctggtgcaacaccagaggattcacacaggagagaaaccctttaaatgccctgactgtgggaaaggttttagtcagagttcccacctggtgacacaccggaggactcactcaggagagaaaccctttgaatgtcctgactgtgggaaacgttttagtgataattccagcctggtggcaCACCAGAGGACACACTCgggagagaaaccgtttgaatgtcctgactgtgggaaaagttttactcAGACTtgccacctggtgacacaccggaggactcactcaggagagaaaccctttgaatgtcctgactgtgggaaaggttttagtgagaattccaaactggtgcaacaccagaggactcacacaggagagaaaccctttgaatgtccttactgtgggaaaagttttagtcagagttccggACTGGTGCGACAcgagaggactcacacaggagagaaaccctttgaatgtcctgactgtgggaaagattttagtcataattccagtcCGGTGAAACAccaaaggattcacacaggagagaaaccgtttgaatgtcctgagtgtgggaaaagttttagtcagagttggagcctggtggaacaccagaggattcacacaggagagaaaccatttgaatgtcctttttgtgggaaaggttttagttataattccagcctggtgagacaccagcagACTCACACCATTGAGAAATCTTTGAAATGTTAA
- the LOC139155761 gene encoding zinc finger protein 850-like isoform X5: MNHQRSHTGEKPFECPDCGKGFSQSYHLVQHQRTHTGEKPFECPDCGKSFSQSQHLVQHQRTHTGEKPFECPDCGKSFSQSQHLVQHQRSHTGEKPFECPDCGKSFSQRPHLVTHHRTHTGEKPFECPDCGKSFIDSSHLVTHQRTHSGEKPFECPDCGKSFSQNSSLVTHQRTHTGEKPFECPDCGKGFSDNSSLVTHQRTHTGEKPFECPDCGKSFSQSQHLVKHQRTHTGEKPFECPDCGKTFSQSQHLVQHQRTHTGEKPFECPDCGKGFSQRYHLVRHRTTHSGEKPFECPDCGKGFNQSYHLVQHQRTHTGEKPFECPDCGKRFNQSQHLVQHQRTHTAEKPFECPDCGTGFSNTSKLVTHQRTHTGEKPFECPDCGKGFSNNSSLVIHQRTHTGEKPFECPDCGKSFRLSQHLVKHQRTHTGEKPFECPDCGKSFSQSQHLVRHHRSHTAEKPFECPDCGTGFSNNSKLVTHQRTHTGEKPFECPDCGKGFSQSQHLVKHQRTHTGEKPFECPDCGKSFSQSQHLVKHQRTHTGEKPFECPDCGKGFSQRYYLVRHRTTHSGEKPFECPDCGKCFSQSHHLVQHQRTHTGEKPFECPDCGKSFSNNSSLVKHQRTHTGEKPFECPDYGKGFSNNSNLVTHQRTHTGEKPFAVNLLCFYECPDCGKGFSNNSNLVTHQRSHTGEKPFECPDCGKSFSQRSHLLQHQRTHTGEKTFECSDCGKRFSCTSSLVQHQRTHTGEKPFAVNLLCFYVSMNALTVGEVSVIIPTW; the protein is encoded by the exons atgaatcaccagaggagtcacacaggagagaaaccctttgaatgtcctgactgtgggaaaggttttagtcagagttaccacttggtgcaacaccagaggactcacacaggagagaaaccctttgaatgtcctgactgtggtaaaagttttagtcagagtcaacacttggtgcaacaccagaggactcacacaggagagaaaccctttgagtgtcctgactgtgggaaaagttttagtcagagtcaacacttggtgcaacaccagaggtctcacacaggagagaaaccctttgaatgtcctgactgtgggaaaagttttagtcagcgtccccacctggtgacacaccacaggactcacacaggagagaaaccctttgaatgtcctgactgtgggaaaagctttattGATAGTTctcacctggtgacacaccagaggactcactcaggagagaaaccttttgaatgtcctgactgcgggaaaagtttcagtcagaattccagcttggtgacacaccagaggactcacacaggagagaaaccctttgaatgtcctgactgtgggaaaggtttcagtgataattccagcctggtgacacaccagaggactcacacaggagagaaaccctttgaatgtcctgactgtggtaaaagttttagtcagagtcaacacttggtgaaacaccagaggactcacacaggagagaaaccctttgaatgtcctgactgtggtaaaACTTTTAGTCAGAGTCAAcacttggtgcaacaccagaggactcacacaggagagaaaccctttgaatgccctgactgtgggaaaggttttagtcaacgTTACCACCTGGTAAGACACCGGAcgactcactcaggagagaaaccctttgaatgccctgactgtgggaaaggttttaatcAGAGTTACcacttggtgcaacaccagaggacacacacaggagagaaaccatttgaatgtcctgactgtgggaaacgttttaatcagagtcaacacttggtgcaacaccagaggacgcaCACagcagagaaaccatttgaatgccctgactgtgggacaggtttcagtaatacttccaaactggtgacacaccagaggactcacacgggagagaaaccatttgaatgccctgattgtgggaaaggtttcagtaatAATTCCAGCcttgtgatacaccagaggacccacacaggagagaaaccctttgaatgtcctgactgtggtaaaAGTTTTAGACTGAGTCAACacttggtgaaacaccagaggactcacacaggagagaaaccctttgaatgccctgactgtggtaaaagttttagtcagagtcaaCACTTGGTAAGACACCACAGGAGTCACACagcagagaaaccatttgaatgccctgactgtgggacaggtttcagtaataattccaaactggtgacacaccagaggactcacacaggagagaaaccatttgaatgccctgactgtgggaaaggttttagtcagagtcaacacttggtgaaacaccagaggactcacacaggagagaaaccctttgaatgtcctgactgtgggaaaagttttagtcagagtcaacacttggtgaaacaccagaggactcacacaggagagaaaccctttgaatgccctgactgtgggaaaggttttagtcaacgTTACTACCTGGTAAGACACCGGACGACTCattcaggagagaaaccctttgaatgccctgattgtgggaaatgttttagtcagagTCACcacttggtgcaacaccagaggactcacacaggagagaaaccctttgaatgtcctgactgtgggaaaagtttcagtaataattccagcctggtgaaacaccagaggactcacacaggtgagaaaccctttgagtgccctgac tatgggaaaggtttcagtaataattccaacctggtgacacaccagaggactcacacaggagagaaaccctttgccgtcaatcttctatgtttctatgaatgccctgactgtgggaaaggtttcagtaataattccaacctggtgacacaccagaggtctcacacaggagagaaaccctttgaatgtcctgactgtggtaaaagttttagtcagaggtcCCACTtgttgcaacaccagaggactcacacaggagagaaaacttttgaatgttctgactgtggaaaaagatttagttGCACTTCCagtctggtgcaacaccagaggactcacacaggagagaaaccctttgccgtcaatcttctatgtttctatgtttctatgaatgccctgactgtgggagaggtttcagtaataattccaacctggtga
- the LOC139155761 gene encoding zinc finger protein 850-like isoform X4 has product MNHQRSHTGEKPFECPDCGKGFSQSYHLVQHQRTHTGEKPFECPDCGKSFSQSQHLVQHQRTHTGEKPFECPDCGKSFSQSQHLVQHQRSHTGEKPFECPDCGKSFSQRPHLVTHHRTHTGEKPFECPDCGKSFIDSSHLVTHQRTHSGEKPFECPDCGKSFSQNSSLVTHQRTHTGEKPFECPDCGKGFSDNSSLVTHQRTHTGEKPFECPDCGKSFSQSQHLVKHQRTHTGEKPFECPDCGKTFSQSQHLVQHQRTHTGEKPFECPDCGKGFSQRYHLVRHRTTHSGEKPFECPDCGKGFNQSYHLVQHQRTHTGEKPFECPDCGKRFNQSQHLVQHQRTHTAEKPFECPDCGTGFSNTSKLVTHQRTHTGEKPFECPDCGKGFSNNSSLVIHQRTHTGEKPFECPDCGKSFRLSQHLVKHQRTHTGEKPFECPDCGKSFSQSQHLVRHHRSHTAEKPFECPDCGTGFSNNSKLVTHQRTHTGEKPFECPDCGKGFSQSQHLVKHQRTHTGEKPFECPDCGKSFSQSQHLVKHQRTHTGEKPFECPDCGKGFSQRYYLVRHRTTHSGEKPFECPDCGKCFSQSHHLVQHQRTHTGEKPFECPDCGKSFSNNSSLVKHQRTHTGEKLYECPDCGKGFSNNSNLVTHQRSHTGEKPFECPDCGKSFSQRSHLLQHQRTHTGEKTFECSDCGKSFSRSSNLVQHQRTHTGEKPFECPDCGKGFSDNSNLVQHQRTHTGEKPFECPDCGKGFSHSSHLVQHQRTHTGEKPFECPDCGKRFSDNSSLVRHQRTHTGEKLFECPDCGKSFSENSKLVQHQRIHTGEKPFECPDCGKTFSHSSNLVQHQRTHTGEKPFECPDCGKSFNQSSHLVTHQRTHTGEKPFECPDCGKRFSDNSSLVRHQRTHTGEKLFECPDCGKSFSDNSSLVRHQRIHTVEKPFECPDCGKSFFQSSGLVRHQRIQTGEKPFECPDCGKSFFQSSGLVRHQRIQTGEKPFECPDCEQSFSKNSNLVQHQRTHTGEKPFECPDCGKGFSDNSNLVQHQRTHTGEKPFECPDCGKGFSQSSHLVQHQRTHTGEKPFECPDCGKGFINNSNLVQHQRIHTGEKPFKCPDCGKGFSQSSHLVTHRRTHSGEKPFECPDCGKRFSDNSSLVAHQRTHSGEKPFECPDCGKSFTQTCHLVTHRRTHSGEKPFECPDCGKGFSENSKLVQHQRTHTGEKPFECPYCGKSFSQSSGLVRHERTHTGEKPFECPDCGKDFSHNSSPVKHQRIHTGEKPFECPECGKSFSQSWSLVEHQRIHTGEKPFECPFCGKGFSYNSSLVRHQQTHTIEKSLKC; this is encoded by the exons atgaatcaccagaggagtcacacaggagagaaaccctttgaatgtcctgactgtgggaaaggttttagtcagagttaccacttggtgcaacaccagaggactcacacaggagagaaaccctttgaatgtcctgactgtggtaaaagttttagtcagagtcaacacttggtgcaacaccagaggactcacacaggagagaaaccctttgagtgtcctgactgtgggaaaagttttagtcagagtcaacacttggtgcaacaccagaggtctcacacaggagagaaaccctttgaatgtcctgactgtgggaaaagttttagtcagcgtccccacctggtgacacaccacaggactcacacaggagagaaaccctttgaatgtcctgactgtgggaaaagctttattGATAGTTctcacctggtgacacaccagaggactcactcaggagagaaaccttttgaatgtcctgactgcgggaaaagtttcagtcagaattccagcttggtgacacaccagaggactcacacaggagagaaaccctttgaatgtcctgactgtgggaaaggtttcagtgataattccagcctggtgacacaccagaggactcacacaggagagaaaccctttgaatgtcctgactgtggtaaaagttttagtcagagtcaacacttggtgaaacaccagaggactcacacaggagagaaaccctttgaatgtcctgactgtggtaaaACTTTTAGTCAGAGTCAAcacttggtgcaacaccagaggactcacacaggagagaaaccctttgaatgccctgactgtgggaaaggttttagtcaacgTTACCACCTGGTAAGACACCGGAcgactcactcaggagagaaaccctttgaatgccctgactgtgggaaaggttttaatcAGAGTTACcacttggtgcaacaccagaggacacacacaggagagaaaccatttgaatgtcctgactgtgggaaacgttttaatcagagtcaacacttggtgcaacaccagaggacgcaCACagcagagaaaccatttgaatgccctgactgtgggacaggtttcagtaatacttccaaactggtgacacaccagaggactcacacgggagagaaaccatttgaatgccctgattgtgggaaaggtttcagtaatAATTCCAGCcttgtgatacaccagaggacccacacaggagagaaaccctttgaatgtcctgactgtggtaaaAGTTTTAGACTGAGTCAACacttggtgaaacaccagaggactcacacaggagagaaaccctttgaatgccctgactgtggtaaaagttttagtcagagtcaaCACTTGGTAAGACACCACAGGAGTCACACagcagagaaaccatttgaatgccctgactgtgggacaggtttcagtaataattccaaactggtgacacaccagaggactcacacaggagagaaaccatttgaatgccctgactgtgggaaaggttttagtcagagtcaacacttggtgaaacaccagaggactcacacaggagagaaaccctttgaatgtcctgactgtgggaaaagttttagtcagagtcaacacttggtgaaacaccagaggactcacacaggagagaaaccctttgaatgccctgactgtgggaaaggttttagtcaacgTTACTACCTGGTAAGACACCGGACGACTCattcaggagagaaaccctttgaatgccctgattgtgggaaatgttttagtcagagTCACcacttggtgcaacaccagaggactcacacaggagagaaaccctttgaatgtcctgactgtgggaaaagtttcagtaataattccagcctggtgaaacaccagaggactcacacaggtgagaaac tctatgaatgccctgactgtgggaaaggtttcagtaataattccaacctggtgacacaccagaggtctcacacaggagagaaaccctttgaatgtcctgactgtggtaaaagttttagtcagaggtcCCACTtgttgcaacaccagaggactcacacaggagagaaaacttttgaatgttctgactgtggaaaaag TTTTAGTCGcagttccaacctggtgcaacaccagaggactcacacaggagagaaaccctttgaatgccctgactgtgggaaaggttttagtgataattccaacctggtgcaacaccagaggactcacacaggagagaaaccttttgaatgccctgactgtgggaaaggttttagtcacagTTCCcacttggtgcaacaccagaggacgcacacaggagagaaaccctttgaatgtcctgactgtgggaaacgttttagtgataattccagcctggtgagacaccagaggactcacacaggagagaaactctttgaatgtcctgactgtgggaaaagttttagtgagaaCTCCaaactggtgcaacaccagaggattcacacaggagagaaaccctttgaatgtcctgactgtgggaaaacttttagtcacagttccaacctggtgcaacaccagaggactcacacaggagagaaaccctttgaatgtcctgactgtgggaaaagttttaatcagagttcccacctggtgacacaccagaggacgcacacaggagagaaaccctttgaatgtcctgactgtgggaaacgttttagtgataattccagcctggtgagacaccagaggactcacacaggagagaaactctttgaatgtcctgactgtgggaaaagttttagtgataattccagcctggtgagacaccagaggattcacacagtagagaaaccctttgaatgtcctgattgtgggaaaagtttttttCAGAGTTCCGgactggtgagacaccagaggattcagacaggagagaaaccctttgaatgtcctgattgtgggaaaagtttttttCAGAGTTCTGgactggtgagacaccagaggattcagacaggagagaaaccctttgaatgtcctgactgtgaacAAAGTTTTAGtaagaattccaacctggtgcaacaccagaggactcacacaggagagaaaccctttgaatgccctgactgtgggaaaggttttagtgataattccaacctggtgcaacaccagaggactcacacaggagagaaaccttttgaatgccctgactgtgggaaaggttttagtcagagttcccacttggtgcaacaccagaggactcacacaggagagaaaccctttgaatgccctgactgtgggaaaggttttattaataattccaacctggtgcaacaccagaggattcacacaggagagaaaccctttaaatgccctgactgtgggaaaggttttagtcagagttcccacctggtgacacaccggaggactcactcaggagagaaaccctttgaatgtcctgactgtgggaaacgttttagtgataattccagcctggtggcaCACCAGAGGACACACTCgggagagaaaccgtttgaatgtcctgactgtgggaaaagttttactcAGACTtgccacctggtgacacaccggaggactcactcaggagagaaaccctttgaatgtcctgactgtgggaaaggttttagtgagaattccaaactggtgcaacaccagaggactcacacaggagagaaaccctttgaatgtccttactgtgggaaaagttttagtcagagttccggACTGGTGCGACAcgagaggactcacacaggagagaaaccctttgaatgtcctgactgtgggaaagattttagtcataattccagtcCGGTGAAACAccaaaggattcacacaggagagaaaccgtttgaatgtcctgagtgtgggaaaagttttagtcagagttggagcctggtggaacaccagaggattcacacaggagagaaaccatttgaatgtcctttttgtgggaaaggttttagttataattccagcctggtgagacaccagcagACTCACACCATTGAGAAATCTTTGAAATGTTAA